The genomic interval AGAACGACATCACTCGTACTCTTCACATTCAATTAATTCCAGATTATGATCGAAATGGATCACTCATTGGTGTTGTTGCCTCATTGATCGACATCTCGGAACGTCGCCAGAGAGAGTCCCAGCTCCAAGAAGCTCGAAGAGTTGCTGAACAAGCTCTTGCTGCGAGATCAGCATTCCTCGCCAACATGAGTCACGAGATCAGGACACCTCTCAATGGCGTCATTGGCATGTGTGAACTCTTGCTCGATCAGGTTCAAGACCAACCTGAGCAGACAAAAGTGCTTGAAACGATCCTCTCCAGTGGCGATACACTTCTTGCAGTGATCAATGACATTCTCGACTTTTCTAAGATCGAGGCTAAGAAGATTAGTATCGAACCAGTCTCCTGCAACATGAAGGAACTTCTCGATCAAGTCATAGAGCTATACGGTGCCAACGCATCACGCAAAGGCCTCTCTGTGAAACTGTCCAATAGAATTCCTGATGAGACTTACCTAATAGTCGATTCTATCCGCTTCCAACAAATTGTTGGCAACCTCGTATCCAATGCTATTAAATTTACGAGTAAGGGTTACGTCGAGCTCTTCGCGGAAATCGTATGGCAAGACGAAGCCAGTACTCTTCGCGTGGAAGTCCGCGATACCGGTATTGGAATGTCTGTCAAACAGGTAAACAAGCTTTTTATGCCATTTGAACAAGCGGACTCCTCTACCACTAGGCGCTTCGGTGGCACTGGACTTGGCCTTTCCATATCCAAATCACTTGCAGAGCTTATGGATGGTTCCCTTAGAGTCGAAAGCGAGATGCATAAGGGTAGTACGTTTATTCTGGAGCTTCCCGTTATAAAAGGTCAGAAAGAAGTCATAGGTGAGCCAAAGGCAATCCAAAATATTTCTTCGAATCTGAAGATTCTAGTAGCAGAAGACAATTTAACCAATCAGATAGTAGTGGAAGGAATGCTCAAAAAACTGGGTATTTCACCCAAAATCGTCCAAAATGGACGCGAAGCTGTTGACGAACTCTTTGCCAATCCAAGCTATGACTTAGTTCTCATGGATTGCCATATGCCTGAAATGGATGGCTATCAAGCCACGAAAATGATACGCGCCCATGGTCAACCTTTATCGGACATAATGATAGTTGCACTCACAGCGAGCGTCATGCAGGAGGATATTGATCACTGCCTAGCCTCTGGGATGAATCGCGTGATATCGAAGCCTCTGAAAAAAAAGTCGCTTCTTGAATTACTTACCCATATCCAAAGTGCAGAGCATCAGAAGGCTTCATAAGCACTGTTTCGAAAGCATACAGTCTCGGTTGTCATGTGGTGGCCAGAGCCTTCAATGGTGCTCAGGCTGTTCAAACTATTCCGGCCATGCGAGGTTGCTGAGGTGCAAGAGCACAAAAATAAGTGTGCTTGATCCTGGTATTTTTATAGCAGCAAAAGGCATCACGGAATCCCTGGAAGAGCAGTCTAAGATAACTCCAAAAGAAATGGATGCTCTCTATGAAATGATCACAGCTGGCTCATTTAATTAGGGATATATCATGAGTTTCCATCACTTAACGTTTACCGCAATAGGTGATGGGCTATGACCATGCTGAGCCCAAGCAATGGCTCATCAGACCAATAGAATCCTTAAATTTACTCAATACGAATCTAGTCTTTATAGTTTCTTTTTCTAATCTACATCGCTCCTTGCTAGAAGTGCGCAGCCTCGCAGGAACATGCAAAGAGAAGGACAATCCCCTATGAAATTTTCACGTCGTGCTTTTTTAAAGACAGCTACAGCTGCGACACCCATTACGTTAAGTATGGCAAGCCCAGCCCAAGCTTGGTTTTTCAAAAAACCTAAAAAATCCTATGAGCGATCCCAGTGGTTAGGCTATCAATTCCCGAGTGCTAAAAGCGCTATGATATTCAGCTGCGGAATTGCTTCAGGAGATCCAAGTCCCACAGGAGTTCTCCTCTGGACAAGAATTAACCCTGAGATGATACGGGATGGTGCATCCCTTTTTTTTGAAGTGAGTCATAGCCCGGATTTTCATGTATCTAGTCGTGTGTGTGAGGGCCAGATCTCAGCAGAAAAAATCACGAACCGAGACGACTATACGATCAAGTTAGTATTAGAGGGCTGCTTGGATCCAGTTTCAACATACTACTACAGGTTTTCCTATGATCAGAGCTACTCACCGATCGGACGATGTCGGACATTACCTGAAAAAAATCAGAGCTTTAGCGAGCTGAATTTGGCCTCTGCATCCTGTCAAGACTTTGGTAACGGCTTTTACAGTGCCTATCGACACCTAGCACACAACCAGGAAGTTGATTTTGTGGTTCACCTTGGAGACTTTATTTATGAAACAACTGGCGACACTAGCTTTCAAAATGGCGCTCTAGCTGAACGACAGTTTCAACTCTCCACGGGAAGCCTTATCGCTGAAACTCTCGACGATTATCGCGAAATTTATCGCCACTATCGCAAAGATATAGACCTTCAAGAAGCCATGGCTGCACACACCTGGATCATGGTTCCTGACGACCATGAAACAGCCAATGACTTTTTCTGGGACTATGAGAGTGACACTCCTGTCATGCCCGATCATCCGATACAATCACTTACTAGCGAGAACGATCGATTAGAAGCTAGCGTCAAGCTACGCTTGGGTTCACAGAAAGCTTGGACCGAGTATGTTCCTGCGCAAGTTGACTTTGATCCTAATGACTTAAACCCCTTTACCAATCTCAAACTGTATCGATCCTTCGAATTCGGTGATCTGGTGAACCTAAATATGATCGATACCAGAAGCTATCGCTCCGCACCACCTTGTGGACTAGAAACCATTGGAGGACGTTACCTTCCTAAACTCCGTTGTGACAGCTACAAAGAATATGGCCGCACGATGCTAGGGGAAGAGCAAAAATACTGGCTGTTTAATCGACTTAATGACAACGATTCTGTTTGGCCAGTGATCGGCAACCAAACTTTTATGGGTCGCTTAGGGCTCCAGTCGCCAAAAGGCGCGGTTCCTATCAACGTTGATGCTTGGGATGGCTACGAGGCGGAACGTCGCGAGCTGATTCACGTGATGCAAGATCAGGGACACAATAACCATATTGTTCTCACTGGAGACCTTCACACCTATATCGCCTCTCACTTGAAACTCGACCATGACGATCTATCTCCATTTAACTGGAGTAACCATGTGGGCGCCGAATTTATGACCAGCTCCATCACCTCCGCTGGACTTAACGATCAGGTGCTCGCTGCAATCTGTAATGACAACCGCGTTCTTTCCCAGGGCTTACGGTATACTGCTGAAGCACTCATTCGGGTTCAAAATCCGCATATCAAACGTTTCAACAGTAAAGACCACGGCTACTCAATGTTCCGGTTCCGTCGCTATCATATGGAATGGTTGGGACTTACATTCGATAAAAATATCCCTCACTCAGAAGCTCAAATTGTTCATCACTTACAGAAAGTAAGACATGTGCCTTGGGTAACTCGATCTCCAGCATCGGAGGTCGATGCTAAGATTTTATAATTATTATGAACTTCTAGAGGAAGGCGACTAAATTGGCGCTGAATACAGTGCCATCGTTAAGCCGGTAGGCTCTCA from Pseudobacteriovorax antillogorgiicola carries:
- a CDS encoding alkaline phosphatase D family protein; the protein is MKFSRRAFLKTATAATPITLSMASPAQAWFFKKPKKSYERSQWLGYQFPSAKSAMIFSCGIASGDPSPTGVLLWTRINPEMIRDGASLFFEVSHSPDFHVSSRVCEGQISAEKITNRDDYTIKLVLEGCLDPVSTYYYRFSYDQSYSPIGRCRTLPEKNQSFSELNLASASCQDFGNGFYSAYRHLAHNQEVDFVVHLGDFIYETTGDTSFQNGALAERQFQLSTGSLIAETLDDYREIYRHYRKDIDLQEAMAAHTWIMVPDDHETANDFFWDYESDTPVMPDHPIQSLTSENDRLEASVKLRLGSQKAWTEYVPAQVDFDPNDLNPFTNLKLYRSFEFGDLVNLNMIDTRSYRSAPPCGLETIGGRYLPKLRCDSYKEYGRTMLGEEQKYWLFNRLNDNDSVWPVIGNQTFMGRLGLQSPKGAVPINVDAWDGYEAERRELIHVMQDQGHNNHIVLTGDLHTYIASHLKLDHDDLSPFNWSNHVGAEFMTSSITSAGLNDQVLAAICNDNRVLSQGLRYTAEALIRVQNPHIKRFNSKDHGYSMFRFRRYHMEWLGLTFDKNIPHSEAQIVHHLQKVRHVPWVTRSPASEVDAKIL